The Heptranchias perlo isolate sHepPer1 chromosome 30, sHepPer1.hap1, whole genome shotgun sequence region CTCAAATAATGAAATATTTTAAATCTTTATTAATAGTAATAACTGATATTACATTGGTTGAAAAATATAATCTGAACATGCTGGTCTCCTTCAATGTGACACCCAAATGTTACTTTGCGAGGTGCTGAGGGAAGATCTCCTCTTTGAAATGAGGGCCAATGTTGCAACTGTATAAATAATTTATACAATATTCTATTGAGAAATTATCAGTTGGCATGGCTGTAATTTTCTTGTATGTCCTTATGATTGATACAGTAAGGATGGAAATATTAGTACTATTTAGAGCCAAATGCAGGCACTTGGGTTGATTGGACAATCTCAGTCCAGTTCCCAAatatgaaagaaagaagaacttgcatttatatagcgcctttcatgacctaggAACGCCACGAAGCGATTTACAGTTaatgaagtgtagttattgttgtgTTGTAAGAAACCCAGCACCTTGTCCCACTGCCTTTTAATATTGAGTTTGAAACCAGGTTGAAGAATTGAAATGATATTGTTCGAGCAAGCTGAGTCTCACTAAGCGAGACAAGCTGAAAGGCCAAACTACATGCAGCTGCTTTGGCTGGGTTTAATCTTTCATTTTGCGTTTTTGAAGTGTTAATTCAATCCGTTAATGGCAGGGATTGATGTTTGGTCTCAAAGGATGCGGTTCTGGCTAATTCTTTTCAAAGCAGATTTGTAAAATTCATTGCTTTCCAGCTTAAACCCTGACATTGGAGCTTTCCCTCTAGCCAGTAGAGCAGGAAAAACATTCCAATGTTATTGATTAGAATTGAGCTCCTTATCCACTAATCAGTACTCAGTCATCATAGCTCATTAACTGGTGTTTTGCTCTGTTAATTGGGTGTAGTTCATTTCCATTACAAACTAGCCCAAGCTATGGCCCTGGCCCCACTACTACTCTTTCCTGAGCAAGTCCAAGATGGATGGCTGGATCCATGACTTCTCTTTCCTGTATCATCTTCCCACATTACAAGACTGCATTTTTGAACAGGTTGCTAGCACAAGCttcacacacaaaccacacctgATCATCTCTGTCACTTAAATACTCTACACATGTTAATGGTTCGTAGCCAGTGAGAATTAGCTAGTGGTCCACTGTATTCAATCATCACCTTTCTCTTTTGTGTTGTAAaaggaaatatttttataatcccATTTGTTATTTCGAACCATTTCTAGATCGATATAACATTGGCGTCCATATAGTAACCCACCAATAACCTCAACCTCAAAAGAGTACCTCCAATTGCACCAGGAGGACAtgttctccctgtttcactcATTTATTAGCTGGACACAGTCCAGTAAAACTTATTTAACTTATGATGCTTaataagagagggagagagaaagagagagcactaAACCTGGGCTAATTTAAATGGAAGAATAGTCCTTCAGAACACATTGAATCACAGGCTTATTCTCTTCCTGTTGCTGGCTCATTCCTTATTCATTCCTTAGTTTTCAAGAGCATAAGGCATCAACAGTATTGTTTGTATATTAGGTACACTAGACTATGACCTCTTAATCTGAGTACAATACTGAGCAGAACATTACTTAGTGTACCCAATGGATTTAATACTATTTACTTTTGGCAACCCATTTTTAAGCATGAATGTTTTGTGGATGAGGGCAGGGGCCAGAGTTGTGGTCCATTAGTTTACAAAAATTGACTGTCCCAGTTCAATCTTTACAGTGTCACAGATCTTGAACCAGTggatttatttttttcctttttccgctgcccccctccccccaagaatTCACCTTTCAAAGTGTTGCGTTACACTACTGTGCTAATCGTGGAGGAGACCTCTGACTTGCTCTGCTTGCTGGGAAGCGACTTCAAGTACTCAAGGTGCCGTCTTGCATCTTCTTGATTCTGCCTCACGTAGTACACCAAGTAAGAGATTACCATGGTGAACCAGCCAAACATGGTGATCAGCATGGCCACATCGGTTGTCTTTTTGTGAACATTGCAGAAGTCCATGTGGTGTGCAACCTCCAGGAAGGGTTTCTTTGCGTGCTCCTCTGGATAAGCAGTCGCGCAAATGATGTCATTGGACGACCCAATTTTAACAGAAACCGTCTTAATCATTTCCTGCAGCCTGCAATCACAGAACCAGGGATTGTCCGAAAGTTTTATACCTGCTTTCAATTTGCTGAACACTTCTTTGTTCACGGTCTCAAGTTTATTGTGCGAGAGGTTCAGAATCTTCAAACTTTCATTGAGACCTCGGAATGCTCCAGCTTCCAAGAGCTGAATGGCGTTATTGGACAGATCCAGTTCCTCCAAGTCATGCAGATCTTTGAAGACATCATGTGGAATAGAAGTTATGTGATTGGAATCAAGGTACAGCTTCCAAGTATTATTTGGAATGTCCTTGGGGACCTCTTTCAGGCTCATTTCGCTACAGCGGACAATTAATTTCTTGTCTTGATCTGCACAGTAACAGCCTTTCGGGCATGTTGTCGCTGAGTTAAAGCAAAAGGTCATCAGAACAAAGCTTTGTAAAAGCAGCCACATAGCGACAGAGTGCCGCAGGAGCAGATTCCTCAGCTCCATTCTGGGGCATCGGCATAATCCTGGAAATTCTCCAATTCACAAATAAAGCccactctttgtgggaccttctgAGAACCTTCACTTCAATCTGAAAGGAGGGAAACAAGCaagtttagtttaaaaaaaagcacacgcTGCTTTGGTACAATAGTTCATGTTCCTAAATTGGACATTTGGTATCGTTTCTACAGGACCTTTTTATTGCCCTTTGAGACTCCCCCATCAAAATGGGAGGATTTATGTGTTTTTTGCTTCTAAATTTTTTCAAAATTAACAATGTTCCATTAAAGTAGGGATATTTTCTCCAATGTCTTCCCCCAATgtctatgtttaaaaaaaagattaaaacatTCATAACTTTTTTTTAGAAGGTTGAATTTCCTATCTTGGCAGATACTTGCCAATTTGGATCTATTTCTCTTGCTGATGGGGGTCAAGTGCTTGTGTTCTGGAGCAATTCTGTTCACTTTTAATGGGTCTGTGAACGTGGATGCCAGTAACACTGATGGGATGTTGCCTTAGCATCAGGTGGTCCTAGGGTCAGATCACGGGTCAGGTGATTCTGGATTGGCTTCTAGGCCAGTCTAAATTTGCAAAACTATACAAATGAAATGAATGgaccttttttttcattcattcattcatgggatgtgggcgtcactggcaaggccagcatttattgcccatccctaattgcccttgagaaggtggtggtgagccgccttcttgaaccgctgcagtccgtgtggtgaaggttctccacactgctgttaggaagggagttccaggattttgacccagcgatgatgaaggaacagtgatatatttccaagtcgggatggtgtgtgacttggagggcaacgtgttgttccaatgtgcctgctgcccttgtccttctaggtggtagaggtcgcgggtttgggaggtgctgtcgaagaagattTGGCAAGTTGccacagtacatcctgtggatggcacacattgcagccacagtgtgccagtggtgaagggaacgaatatttagggtgatggatggggtgccaatcaagcgggctgctttgtccaggatggtgtcaagcttcttgagtgttgttggagctgcactcatccaggcaagtggagagtattccatcacactcctgacttgtgccttgtagatggtgggaaggctttggggagtcaggaggtgagttactcgccgcagaacacccagcctctgacctgctcttgtagccacagtatttatatggctggttcagttaagtttctggtaaatggtgacccccaggatgttgatggtgggggattcggcgatggtaatgccattgaatgtcaaggggatgtggttagactctctcttgttggagatggtcattgcctggtacttgtctggcgcgaatgttacttgccacttatcagcccaagcctggatgttgtccaggtcttgctgcatgcgggcacagactgcttcattagctgagggattgcgaatggaactgaacactgtgcaatcatcaacgaatatccccgtttctgaccttatgatggagggaaggtcattgatgaagcagctgaagatggttgggcctatgacactgccctgaggaactcctgcagcaatgtcctggggctgagatgattggcttccaacaagcactaccatcttcctttgtgctaggtatgactccagccactggagagttttccccctgattcccattgacttcaattttacgagggctccttggtgccacactcggtcaaatgctgccttgatatcaagggcagtcactctcacctcacctctggaattcagctcttttgtccatgtttgaaccaaggctgtaatgaggtcaggagccgagtggtcctggtggaactcaaactgagcatcggtgagcaggctattgatgagtaagtgccgcttgacagcactgtcgacaacaccttccatcactttgctgatgattgagagtagatagatggggcggtaattggctggattggatttgtcctgctttttgtggacaggacatacctgggcaattttccacattgtcgggtagatgccagtattgtagctgtactggaacagcttagtt contains the following coding sequences:
- the lrrc3ca gene encoding leucine-rich repeat-containing protein 3B, whose product is MELRNLLLRHSVAMWLLLQSFVLMTFCFNSATTCPKGCYCADQDKKLIVRCSEMSLKEVPKDIPNNTWKLYLDSNHITSIPHDVFKDLHDLEELDLSNNAIQLLEAGAFRGLNESLKILNLSHNKLETVNKEVFSKLKAGIKLSDNPWFCDCRLQEMIKTVSVKIGSSNDIICATAYPEEHAKKPFLEVAHHMDFCNVHKKTTDVAMLITMFGWFTMVISYLVYYVRQNQEDARRHLEYLKSLPSKQSKSEVSSTISTVV